The following proteins are co-located in the Nocardioides piscis genome:
- a CDS encoding DoxX family protein — MNTVLWILQIVLALIFLGAGLLKTTRSLAALETRVGGWVHDVPLPVIRLTGVAEVLGAAGLILPRGLDVAPALTYLAAGGLAIAMVGGMVVHAKRGEHKEVAVNVVLLLLTLFVAVGRF, encoded by the coding sequence ATGAACACCGTCCTATGGATCCTTCAGATCGTGCTCGCCCTGATCTTCCTCGGCGCCGGTCTGCTGAAGACCACTCGATCCCTGGCTGCGCTCGAGACCCGGGTCGGTGGCTGGGTGCACGACGTACCTCTGCCCGTCATCCGCCTGACCGGCGTCGCCGAGGTACTCGGCGCCGCCGGGCTGATCCTGCCCCGTGGACTCGATGTCGCTCCGGCCCTCACCTACCTCGCTGCCGGAGGGCTTGCGATCGCCATGGTCGGCGGGATGGTGGTGCACGCCAAGCGCGGAGAGCACAAAGAGGTCGCCGTCAACGTCGTCCTGCTCCTACTCACCCTCTTCGTCGCAGTCGGCAGATTCTGA
- a CDS encoding transporter substrate-binding domain-containing protein produces the protein MTDPPWPHALRQLARSAQSSTRANPVLAQGTSDDPRGVTVAIAREVANSLGVPLELVCVDAARDAYAAITQGMVDLCFLANEPAREEGVAFTAPYIVIEGVFVTDADSPIRTSDDVDRDGIRIGVREGSAYDLFLTRSLTNAEIVRAREATDVYEQEGLDVAAGVRQPMEKYVVATGRRILEPAFMQINQAVGLPRALDANAVAAVAALVEDLKVAGFVHDQLALSGVEATVAPSG, from the coding sequence ATGACCGATCCACCTTGGCCGCACGCGTTGCGCCAACTGGCACGCTCCGCGCAGTCATCAACCCGGGCAAACCCGGTCCTTGCCCAAGGCACCTCCGACGATCCCCGCGGAGTGACTGTCGCAATAGCGCGCGAGGTGGCCAACTCGCTTGGCGTGCCCCTCGAGCTCGTCTGCGTCGACGCAGCCCGCGACGCGTACGCCGCGATCACCCAGGGGATGGTTGACCTGTGCTTCCTGGCCAACGAGCCAGCGAGGGAAGAAGGTGTCGCCTTTACCGCGCCGTACATCGTGATCGAGGGCGTTTTTGTCACCGACGCAGACTCGCCCATCCGCACGTCCGACGACGTGGATCGGGACGGGATCCGAATTGGGGTTCGGGAGGGCTCGGCGTACGACCTGTTCCTTACCCGATCACTGACCAACGCCGAGATCGTTCGTGCTCGCGAGGCCACAGATGTCTACGAGCAGGAGGGGCTCGACGTCGCCGCGGGCGTCCGACAGCCGATGGAGAAGTACGTCGTCGCCACTGGCCGTCGCATCCTCGAGCCAGCCTTCATGCAGATCAACCAGGCGGTGGGTCTCCCTCGCGCCCTTGACGCGAACGCCGTTGCCGCCGTGGCAGCACTCGTCGAAGACCTCAAGGTCGCAGGCTTCGTGCACGACCAGCTCGCGCTTAGCGGTGTCGAGGCGACCGTCGCGCCATCTGGCTGA
- a CDS encoding IS3 family transposase (programmed frameshift): protein MPKAFPKEFREDVIRVFKDSDASMAQVAKDFGISPSCLKRWLSIDERNSSRSSGRTSAAAESDALREANTRIKLLEQENEVLRRAAAYLSQANLPKMMYPLVRELAADGVPVTVTCRVLNIARQPYYRWRANPVTDAELTAAYRANALFDAHRDDPDFGYRFLVDEAKEAGESMAERTAWRICSELGWWSSHGKKRGANGKKPGPPVHDDLCAFVDTHGVTRHEFKADSPNQLWLADITEHWTAEGKLYVCAIKDVYSNRIVGYSIDSRMKSRLAVAALHSAAARRGDVAGCVLHTDRGSQFRSRKFVHAINRHDMVGSMGRVGAAGDNAAMESFFALLQKNVLNRRAWNTREELRIAIVTWIEKTYHRRRRQAALGRLTPVEYELIMTTTATQAA from the exons ATGCCAAAGGCGTTCCCCAAGGAGTTCCGCGAGGACGTGATCCGGGTCTTCAAGGACTCGGATGCCTCGATGGCCCAGGTCGCGAAGGACTTCGGCATCTCGCCGTCGTGCCTGAAGCGGTGGCTTTCGATCGACGAGCGGAACTCGTCACGATCATCAGGTCGCACGAGCGCGGCGGCTGAGTCCGATGCGCTGCGTGAGGCGAACACGCGGATCAAGCTCCTCGAGCAGGAGAACGAGGTCCTGCGTCGCGCTGCTGCGTATCTTTCGCAGGCCAACCTGCCG AAAATGATGTACCCGCTCGTCCGCGAGCTGGCCGCTGACGGTGTCCCCGTCACGGTGACGTGCCGGGTCCTCAACATCGCACGCCAGCCCTACTACCGCTGGCGCGCGAACCCGGTCACCGACGCCGAACTAACCGCCGCCTACCGCGCCAACGCCCTGTTCGACGCGCATCGCGACGACCCTGATTTCGGCTATCGGTTCCTGGTCGACGAAGCAAAGGAGGCTGGCGAGTCGATGGCCGAGCGGACCGCCTGGCGGATCTGCTCGGAGCTGGGGTGGTGGTCCTCTCATGGCAAGAAGCGCGGCGCCAACGGCAAGAAGCCCGGCCCGCCGGTCCACGACGACCTGTGCGCCTTCGTCGACACGCACGGCGTGACCCGCCACGAGTTCAAGGCTGACAGTCCGAACCAGCTCTGGCTGGCCGACATCACCGAGCATTGGACCGCGGAAGGCAAGCTCTACGTCTGCGCGATCAAGGACGTCTACTCCAACCGGATCGTGGGCTACTCGATCGACTCACGGATGAAGTCCCGGTTGGCCGTCGCGGCGTTGCACAGCGCGGCGGCACGTCGCGGCGATGTGGCCGGTTGTGTGCTGCACACCGACCGCGGGTCGCAGTTCCGAAGCAGGAAGTTCGTCCACGCCATCAATCGTCACGACATGGTCGGGTCCATGGGCCGCGTCGGAGCTGCCGGCGACAACGCAGCCATGGAGTCGTTCTTCGCGCTGCTGCAGAAGAACGTCCTTAACCGACGAGCCTGGAACACCCGAGAGGAGCTGCGGATCGCCATCGTCACGTGGATCGAGAAGACCTACCACCGTCGACGGAGACAGGCTGCCCTCGGACGATTGACCCCGGTCGAATACGAGCTGATCATGACGACAACCGCCACCCAAGCGGCATAA
- a CDS encoding GNAT family N-acetyltransferase, whose product MTGAPGRPPRLRLLLDSNVVIAAEPYSGFLEPGMRSGARLLRLANEQGHLVCVARATQDEILGAKDPAKRSQRLAELEKFHLLEEVPIPDVLVELAGESAEGTNDHRDLRIIAALYAGAATHLVSDDYRLRRRAERAGLAERVMALEDAVALVAQFEPTEVPPPPRVSKPATYTLRTDDPIFDSLRADYNAADFDAWFAKVRAESETRSCYLIDEGDRHAALAILKPEPDCEYELAQPVVKICTFKVSAEHPDVKFGELLLKAILMDAAESTTATMYVEVLPSHPEVLGFLENFGFVDTGETNARGELVLAKSLIPYGAADELLPDLDFHIRYGPPALRCRQQVFVIPIEPRWHDQLFPEKAPERRSEQLELFATGTPVTQPWGNALRKAYLCNSPTSQIKPGDVLLFYRSRDEQSISAVGIVEETLRSADPDEVVRFVGRRTVYSPQEITWMARSVRGILALRFRQDRFQEPPWTYEELRAAQVLRGRPQSITKLDGARAEWVRERLVE is encoded by the coding sequence ATGACTGGTGCCCCCGGACGGCCACCGCGCCTAAGGCTGCTCCTGGACTCCAACGTCGTCATTGCGGCTGAGCCATACTCTGGCTTTCTGGAACCGGGGATGCGGAGCGGGGCGAGGCTGCTGCGGTTGGCCAACGAGCAAGGGCACCTGGTCTGCGTTGCCCGGGCGACGCAAGACGAAATCCTGGGGGCGAAGGACCCCGCCAAGCGATCACAACGCCTCGCGGAGCTCGAGAAGTTTCACCTCCTAGAGGAAGTCCCGATCCCAGATGTTCTCGTTGAGCTCGCCGGTGAGAGCGCTGAGGGAACCAACGACCATCGGGACTTGCGCATCATCGCGGCTCTCTATGCCGGGGCCGCAACTCACTTGGTCAGTGACGACTACCGACTGCGACGCCGTGCCGAACGCGCAGGTCTCGCGGAGCGAGTCATGGCTCTTGAAGACGCCGTTGCTTTAGTTGCACAGTTCGAGCCGACGGAGGTTCCACCTCCACCGCGCGTGAGCAAGCCAGCTACCTACACTCTTCGCACCGATGACCCAATCTTCGACAGTCTTCGCGCTGACTACAACGCTGCGGATTTCGATGCTTGGTTCGCCAAGGTACGAGCCGAGAGCGAGACCCGCTCGTGCTATCTAATCGATGAGGGTGACAGGCATGCAGCGCTGGCGATCCTGAAGCCTGAGCCCGACTGCGAATACGAACTGGCACAGCCGGTTGTCAAGATCTGTACCTTCAAGGTGTCCGCCGAACATCCCGACGTGAAGTTCGGCGAGCTACTCCTCAAGGCAATCCTTATGGACGCTGCTGAGTCGACTACGGCGACCATGTACGTCGAAGTTCTTCCAAGCCATCCCGAAGTCCTTGGCTTTCTCGAGAACTTCGGCTTCGTCGACACCGGCGAGACCAATGCCCGGGGTGAACTCGTACTGGCGAAGTCTCTAATCCCTTACGGCGCAGCCGACGAGCTGCTCCCCGACCTCGACTTCCATATCCGCTACGGACCCCCGGCCCTGCGGTGTCGCCAACAGGTGTTCGTGATCCCCATCGAACCTCGATGGCACGACCAACTGTTCCCCGAGAAGGCGCCCGAGCGTCGATCGGAACAGCTGGAGCTGTTCGCCACCGGCACACCTGTCACACAACCGTGGGGCAATGCGCTACGCAAGGCGTACCTGTGTAACAGCCCTACCAGCCAGATCAAGCCGGGCGACGTCCTGCTCTTTTACAGGTCGAGGGACGAGCAAAGCATCAGCGCCGTTGGCATAGTTGAGGAGACGCTACGGTCCGCCGACCCGGACGAGGTCGTCAGGTTCGTAGGCAGACGGACGGTCTACTCGCCGCAGGAGATCACATGGATGGCACGGAGTGTCCGGGGCATCCTGGCCCTCCGATTCAGGCAAGATCGCTTCCAGGAACCGCCCTGGACGTACGAAGAGTTGCGAGCAGCTCAGGTGTTGCGTGGACGTCCGCAGTCGATCACCAAGTTGGATGGAGCTAGAGCCGAATGGGTGAGGGAACGACTGGTCGAGTAG
- a CDS encoding exonuclease domain-containing protein, translating into MLDYTAIDFETANAYRGSPCAVGLVRVRNGQPVDEQRWLIRPPTRVDYFDAFNSTLHGIDAEMVREAPRWNVVLQAIVEYIGDDVVVAHNAGFDIGVIRYACAVDNTEWPELRFLCTMVMARRALSLPSYRLPYVAESCGFTMGDHHDPLADAHGVVGIVRALAREAGASDLSELASAHRMSIGRMGSGVYAGSVAVGTGSRNFTPIVVNPDADQDGYLYGRVVVFTGTLMSMTRDVARQECARVGAVPEQNTTKKTNVLVVGDINPAVLRPDSNVTGKTRKAFDLQDKGRAIEVMTEDDFLRCLDGKALTVIEGLLAEEGEATPPAAPTRDRFRSVPLDERPVPAPPKPPRPLRRERVPTDQVCSADGCNELAAFKTRSKPTYCDGHIEVILRVGGLEPLESFTRTTDWLLTRCLHCGNVAHYRFEYVQEKNGWKEATCRACYWREWACSERELQGSYARITPVSYEKAQGIAEENGFIYLGPLTTPSMPSDPHRTECRRCGKISAERLGDISFGCTCQPR; encoded by the coding sequence ATGCTGGACTACACCGCAATCGACTTCGAGACCGCCAACGCCTACCGCGGATCGCCCTGCGCAGTCGGCCTCGTCCGGGTGAGGAACGGACAGCCGGTCGACGAGCAACGCTGGCTCATTCGACCTCCCACTCGTGTGGACTACTTCGATGCCTTCAACTCAACCTTGCACGGGATCGACGCCGAGATGGTCCGCGAAGCCCCGCGGTGGAACGTCGTTCTCCAGGCAATAGTGGAGTACATCGGAGACGACGTGGTCGTGGCGCACAACGCAGGGTTCGACATCGGCGTGATCCGCTACGCCTGCGCGGTGGACAACACTGAGTGGCCAGAACTGCGGTTCCTGTGCACGATGGTCATGGCGCGCCGGGCCCTGAGTTTGCCGTCGTATCGCCTCCCGTACGTCGCCGAGTCCTGCGGCTTCACGATGGGTGACCATCATGACCCCTTGGCCGACGCGCACGGCGTCGTTGGCATCGTGAGGGCGCTTGCCCGCGAGGCGGGAGCGTCTGACCTGTCAGAGCTTGCGTCAGCCCACCGCATGAGCATTGGGCGTATGGGCAGCGGCGTGTATGCCGGCAGCGTGGCGGTGGGGACGGGAAGCCGGAACTTCACACCCATCGTGGTGAATCCGGACGCTGATCAGGACGGCTACCTGTACGGCCGCGTGGTGGTGTTCACAGGCACCCTGATGTCGATGACGCGCGACGTCGCGCGACAGGAGTGCGCCCGAGTTGGCGCCGTCCCCGAGCAGAACACGACGAAGAAGACCAATGTTCTCGTCGTTGGCGACATCAACCCGGCCGTCCTTCGCCCCGACTCGAACGTGACCGGCAAGACGCGTAAGGCCTTCGACCTGCAGGACAAGGGTCGAGCGATCGAGGTCATGACCGAGGACGACTTTCTGCGGTGTCTCGACGGCAAGGCCCTCACCGTTATCGAAGGTCTATTGGCCGAGGAAGGGGAGGCGACCCCACCGGCCGCACCAACGCGCGACCGATTTCGGTCCGTCCCACTAGACGAGCGGCCAGTCCCGGCGCCACCAAAGCCACCACGGCCACTGCGGCGAGAGCGGGTGCCAACGGATCAGGTCTGCTCGGCTGATGGCTGCAATGAACTCGCCGCGTTCAAAACGCGCAGCAAGCCGACCTACTGCGACGGCCACATCGAAGTCATCCTGCGAGTTGGGGGCCTGGAACCACTGGAGTCCTTCACTCGGACCACCGACTGGCTTCTTACACGGTGCCTTCATTGTGGGAACGTGGCGCATTACCGCTTCGAATACGTCCAAGAGAAGAATGGCTGGAAAGAGGCAACGTGCCGCGCGTGCTATTGGCGAGAGTGGGCGTGCTCAGAGCGGGAGCTCCAAGGCAGTTATGCCCGCATCACGCCCGTGTCGTATGAGAAGGCGCAGGGCATCGCGGAGGAGAACGGCTTCATCTACCTCGGCCCCCTCACCACCCCGTCGATGCCCAGCGACCCGCACCGCACGGAGTGCCGCCGCTGCGGGAAGATCAGCGCCGAACGACTGGGCGATATCTCGTTCGGCTGCACCTGCCAACCTCGCTAG
- a CDS encoding fumarylacetoacetate hydrolase family protein — MSISILRTADAWWAQTQAGAVRIDTHATTTAELLADRAAIETARTGGEAVPVESLDLASPVTAPCRVVAQMTNFRSHVIDSGMDPDTIPLTFFRKASGSISGPYDEIVRPAHVRFLDYEVEVGLVIGHPLTVGSEVHAANLEDYVAALVVTNDVSARDLQLPKTQFFEAKSYPTFTPVGPVLLLLEPGELNRFADLRLHLSVNGGTRQDKLISGDMIFPPIEALQALSRFQRLDPGDLVLTGTPMGTALSAPSKIVQLIGNFLPAHVKWKAFFDKQAKNPKYLQHGDLVTARIATDDGALDLGTQRTTVRSA, encoded by the coding sequence ATGAGCATCTCCATCCTCCGCACCGCCGACGCGTGGTGGGCGCAGACCCAGGCGGGCGCCGTCCGCATCGACACCCACGCGACGACGACCGCCGAACTGCTGGCGGATAGGGCGGCCATCGAGACCGCCCGCACCGGAGGGGAGGCCGTCCCCGTCGAGTCGCTGGACCTAGCCTCGCCGGTGACCGCGCCCTGCCGCGTGGTCGCGCAGATGACCAACTTCCGCTCGCACGTCATCGATTCGGGGATGGACCCCGACACCATCCCTCTTACGTTCTTCAGGAAGGCATCCGGCTCGATCTCCGGACCGTACGACGAGATCGTCCGCCCCGCCCACGTGCGATTCCTCGACTACGAGGTCGAGGTAGGCCTTGTGATCGGCCATCCGCTGACCGTAGGTTCCGAGGTCCACGCAGCCAACCTCGAGGACTACGTCGCAGCGCTCGTGGTCACGAACGACGTCAGTGCGCGGGACCTGCAACTTCCCAAGACCCAGTTCTTCGAGGCGAAGTCCTACCCGACCTTTACCCCTGTTGGCCCCGTGCTCCTGCTGCTGGAGCCCGGTGAGTTGAACCGGTTCGCCGACCTGCGCCTGCACCTTTCGGTCAACGGGGGAACCCGCCAGGACAAGCTCATCTCCGGAGACATGATCTTCCCGCCGATCGAGGCCCTGCAAGCACTGTCGCGTTTCCAGCGGCTCGACCCGGGCGATCTCGTCCTCACCGGCACCCCAATGGGCACGGCGTTGTCCGCTCCGTCCAAGATCGTGCAACTCATCGGCAACTTCCTGCCGGCGCACGTGAAGTGGAAAGCATTCTTCGACAAGCAGGCAAAGAACCCGAAGTACCTTCAGCATGGTGACTTGGTCACGGCCCGCATCGCCACCGACGACGGCGCCCTAGACCTGGGGACCCAGCGCACCACCGTCAGAAGTGCATGA
- a CDS encoding ASCH domain-containing protein, translating into MAIQPPYAHAILAGVKTVEFRKRALASDVVTVLIYETAPTQRIVGMFTVADTVRLTPSGLWRRFGSVGSITRPDFMNYYAAHERAVGLVVGSVVRFAVPVVLGDLSPRPAVPQSFSYLPAGVLKQITSLQEAAMAEDADASTQLVSA; encoded by the coding sequence ATGGCGATCCAGCCTCCCTACGCACACGCCATCCTCGCGGGCGTGAAGACGGTTGAGTTCCGCAAGCGTGCACTCGCGTCCGACGTCGTCACGGTCCTTATCTACGAGACCGCACCGACGCAACGGATCGTCGGCATGTTCACGGTCGCAGATACGGTCCGGCTGACCCCGAGCGGACTCTGGCGGCGTTTCGGTTCTGTCGGGTCGATCACACGGCCCGACTTCATGAACTACTACGCGGCACACGAGAGAGCGGTCGGCCTCGTAGTGGGGTCCGTCGTCAGGTTCGCGGTTCCGGTGGTGCTCGGAGACCTGAGCCCGCGGCCGGCAGTTCCGCAGAGCTTCAGCTACCTACCAGCCGGCGTTCTCAAACAGATCACCTCGCTCCAGGAAGCCGCAATGGCTGAGGATGCAGACGCGTCAACTCAGTTGGTCTCTGCGTAG
- a CDS encoding GGDEF domain-containing protein gives MFALTSMLVVAAIPIYPERAPIQIVLGTTSLVVAAVVLACPWRSWPESRTLALVWPAFALLALSTWSSGSAALTGPFFVLCFAWLGLHHGTRQVFWCAALATAVYAAPHAVAGDVSQLVESIFTLVPVSVCVALLIHAHVRQLAEAREQMAFQATHDGMTHLPNRAESMQLLHAALSRGRRDKELVAVLYLDLDGFKVINDTMGHRAGDAVLRAVADRLRAEIRAGDIAGRLGGDEFVVVMESVTTEGVALEVAERITGAISEPIAVADDRVVRIGTSVGIRFNLDGSSSADVVLHEADLALYEAKKSGRGRVVVFGAAPDPSADPSPRKWKARWLCA, from the coding sequence TTGTTCGCCCTGACCTCGATGCTGGTCGTGGCGGCGATTCCGATCTACCCAGAGAGGGCGCCGATCCAGATAGTGCTCGGGACGACGAGCCTCGTGGTGGCCGCAGTGGTCTTGGCTTGTCCGTGGAGGTCGTGGCCGGAGAGCCGTACCTTGGCCCTGGTGTGGCCAGCGTTCGCCCTACTTGCGTTGTCCACGTGGTCGTCCGGGTCGGCTGCTCTCACGGGGCCGTTCTTTGTGCTCTGCTTTGCGTGGCTCGGACTGCACCATGGAACTCGGCAGGTCTTCTGGTGCGCAGCTCTGGCAACCGCCGTGTACGCGGCGCCGCACGCCGTCGCGGGCGACGTCTCTCAATTGGTCGAGTCGATTTTCACCCTGGTCCCCGTGTCCGTGTGCGTTGCGCTACTCATTCACGCTCATGTTCGCCAACTGGCCGAGGCGCGCGAGCAGATGGCATTTCAAGCAACCCATGACGGGATGACCCACCTGCCAAACCGCGCGGAGTCCATGCAGCTGCTACATGCGGCCCTCAGCCGCGGCCGACGGGACAAGGAATTGGTGGCGGTGCTCTACCTGGACCTCGACGGTTTCAAAGTCATCAACGACACCATGGGGCACCGGGCTGGAGATGCTGTTCTGCGTGCAGTTGCGGATCGTCTGCGCGCTGAGATTCGGGCCGGAGACATTGCGGGCCGACTCGGTGGGGATGAGTTCGTTGTCGTGATGGAGTCAGTCACCACCGAAGGCGTTGCCCTCGAAGTTGCCGAGCGCATCACCGGCGCAATCTCGGAACCGATTGCAGTAGCTGACGATCGAGTGGTGCGAATCGGAACGAGTGTGGGGATCCGTTTCAACCTTGACGGGTCGAGTAGCGCCGATGTCGTCCTCCACGAGGCTGACCTCGCCCTATATGAGGCCAAGAAGAGCGGGCGCGGGCGGGTCGTCGTGTTCGGCGCGGCGCCCGACCCGTCGGCGGACCCGTCGCCTAGGAAGTGGAAAGCTCGATGGCTCTGCGCCTGA
- a CDS encoding VOC family protein — translation MGTHNDLHSEQGALRDEHPGRAANPIIKVVDLAWLEFEKTDLSAAERFANAFGFVTVSRTSEELQLRGAYAGAPAVIIRHGIRSRFAGAAFRAAESSDLVRLANATDTRIDALPESLGGAVVDLTAPDGAGVRVIADTHELPARAIQEPLVLNTGGGVRRTNATQRAPRVPAVVERLGHVVLQSTRLRQSLDWYLEHLGLIVSDFLYYPGQRERGPTMSFIRCDRGSEPVDHHALAMTLGPSNRYVHSAYQVSDLDALAAGGEHLLDHGYHRSWGIGRHIQGSQIFDYWRDPDGFLVEHFTDGDRFDSSLAPGWAPMTASGLAQWGPPASKDFLGISPGRDSLRELRATATALRADNEFDLSRLRGLMKAATS, via the coding sequence ATGGGAACCCACAACGACCTGCATAGCGAGCAGGGCGCCTTGCGCGACGAACACCCGGGACGCGCCGCCAACCCGATCATCAAGGTCGTCGACCTGGCATGGCTCGAGTTCGAGAAGACCGACTTGTCCGCGGCGGAACGGTTTGCGAACGCCTTCGGTTTCGTGACCGTGAGCCGGACCAGCGAGGAACTTCAGCTCCGCGGCGCGTACGCCGGTGCTCCGGCCGTCATCATCCGCCACGGGATCCGTTCACGCTTCGCTGGCGCCGCCTTTCGAGCTGCCGAGAGCAGCGACCTTGTGCGGCTCGCGAACGCCACCGACACCCGGATCGACGCGTTGCCCGAGAGTCTTGGCGGCGCAGTTGTTGACCTCACGGCACCCGACGGCGCGGGGGTTCGGGTCATCGCCGACACCCACGAACTCCCTGCCCGGGCGATCCAGGAACCGTTGGTCCTCAACACTGGTGGAGGAGTGCGCCGGACCAACGCGACCCAGCGGGCGCCGCGCGTCCCGGCCGTTGTCGAACGCCTCGGGCACGTCGTGCTCCAGAGCACCCGTTTACGCCAGAGCTTGGATTGGTATCTCGAGCACCTCGGCCTGATCGTCAGTGACTTCCTCTACTACCCGGGCCAGCGCGAGCGAGGGCCGACAATGAGCTTCATCCGGTGCGACCGCGGCTCCGAGCCGGTCGACCACCACGCGCTTGCGATGACGCTCGGCCCCAGCAACAGGTACGTCCACTCGGCCTACCAGGTCAGTGACCTCGATGCCCTCGCGGCAGGTGGCGAGCACTTGCTCGACCACGGCTACCACCGATCGTGGGGGATCGGCCGGCACATCCAGGGCAGCCAGATCTTCGACTATTGGCGCGACCCCGACGGGTTCCTTGTCGAGCACTTCACCGACGGCGATCGGTTCGACAGCTCCCTCGCCCCAGGTTGGGCGCCGATGACGGCGTCGGGCCTCGCGCAATGGGGGCCGCCGGCGAGCAAGGACTTCCTCGGGATCTCCCCCGGAAGAGATTCGCTGCGCGAACTGCGCGCCACGGCCACCGCGCTGCGCGCGGACAACGAGTTCGACCTGTCCCGCCTGCGGGGCCTGATGAAAGCGGCAACCTCATGA
- a CDS encoding TetR/AcrR family transcriptional regulator codes for MTATERRIRAAAMRLFAERGHADLSISDLAAEAGVARGTLYRNVGSMDALFDQVRGDLAVELHQANVEVMDAAGITDPPRRLAVGMRILVRGAHEDPPLGRFLARFALTDESLRSMVAGPPMADVEAGIKAGRYTISADRDLSIASLIMGATVSAIWMVLEGHQAWRDAGTDAAELVLRALGVDPVEARAISTERLP; via the coding sequence ATGACCGCGACCGAACGCCGCATCCGCGCAGCCGCCATGAGGCTGTTCGCGGAGCGCGGTCATGCCGACCTTTCGATCAGCGACCTCGCAGCGGAGGCTGGCGTAGCCCGCGGGACGCTCTATCGAAACGTCGGATCGATGGATGCTTTGTTCGACCAGGTCCGTGGCGATCTGGCCGTCGAGCTACACCAGGCCAACGTCGAGGTGATGGACGCCGCCGGCATTACCGATCCCCCGCGGCGCCTTGCGGTAGGCATGCGGATACTCGTGCGTGGAGCGCACGAAGACCCGCCTCTCGGTCGGTTCCTCGCTCGGTTCGCGCTGACCGATGAGTCGTTGCGCAGCATGGTTGCTGGACCGCCAATGGCAGACGTGGAGGCCGGCATCAAAGCCGGCCGCTACACGATCTCGGCGGATCGGGACCTGAGCATCGCGTCCCTGATCATGGGCGCGACGGTCAGCGCGATCTGGATGGTGCTCGAAGGCCACCAGGCATGGCGCGACGCGGGCACCGACGCCGCTGAGCTGGTGCTTCGAGCACTTGGCGTGGACCCGGTCGAGGCACGCGCGATCTCGACCGAGCGACTGCCGTAG
- a CDS encoding alpha/beta fold hydrolase, protein MEQDGTGVVGEAEREVFLLRVGLRDIFVTQAGPTEGQPVVLLHGGGPGATGESNFTRNIDVLAMAGYRVVVPDMPGYGRSSKQLDQSDPFGDLAFFVRGLIDELDLGSAHLVGNSYGGAAALRLALDRPDKVRSLILMGPGGIGTTRALPTPGLSALLSYYTGEGPSRDKVATFIRDYLVYDGTSVPDELIDLRYQASIDPDVVANPPLRRPKPGPAGLRTLLRMDLTRDKRLATCRVPTLVVWGTADKVNRPSGGPLLAQTMPECDLVLWSRTGHWAQWEQADRFNALALDFLGHRQ, encoded by the coding sequence ATGGAGCAGGACGGCACAGGGGTCGTGGGCGAGGCGGAACGCGAGGTCTTCTTGCTCCGAGTAGGCCTCCGCGACATCTTCGTCACCCAGGCAGGTCCCACGGAAGGCCAACCCGTCGTGCTGTTGCACGGGGGCGGCCCGGGAGCAACGGGCGAGTCCAACTTCACGCGCAACATAGACGTCCTGGCCATGGCTGGATACCGCGTCGTGGTGCCTGACATGCCAGGCTACGGCCGCTCGTCGAAACAACTGGACCAGTCCGACCCGTTCGGCGACCTGGCCTTCTTCGTGCGTGGACTCATCGACGAGCTCGACCTCGGCTCCGCACACCTCGTCGGCAACTCCTACGGGGGCGCCGCCGCGCTCCGCCTAGCCCTCGATCGTCCTGACAAGGTACGGAGCCTCATCCTCATGGGCCCGGGTGGGATCGGTACGACCAGGGCTCTGCCCACCCCGGGGTTGTCCGCACTGCTCTCGTACTACACCGGCGAAGGGCCGTCGCGGGACAAGGTTGCGACGTTCATCCGCGACTACTTGGTCTACGACGGCACCTCTGTCCCCGACGAGCTGATCGATCTTCGCTACCAGGCCAGCATCGACCCCGACGTCGTGGCGAATCCGCCCCTTCGGCGTCCCAAGCCAGGGCCGGCGGGCCTGCGGACACTGCTGCGTATGGACCTGACCCGCGACAAGCGACTTGCGACCTGCCGAGTCCCCACCCTGGTGGTGTGGGGAACTGCCGACAAGGTCAACCGCCCCAGTGGCGGCCCCCTGCTCGCCCAGACGATGCCGGAGTGCGACCTTGTGTTGTGGTCGCGGACCGGGCACTGGGCTCAGTGGGAGCAGGCGGATCGCTTCAATGCTCTGGCCCTTGACTTCTTGGGCCATCGCCAGTGA